The Bryobacteraceae bacterium genome includes a window with the following:
- a CDS encoding aminotransferase class V-fold PLP-dependent enzyme — protein sequence MSIGTAGRQAAREDAFAAFLSAWPEYESTRSLDELRARDYARLDQLGEVYLDYTGAGLYGASQVREHLRLLESHVFGNPHSRNPASAQMSEWVERGRRDVLEYFNAPLDEYVAVFTPNATGALKLIGEAYPFAPGSVYLLTFDNHNSVNGIREFARARGARIRYVPLSIPDLLADAEQMEAALEEKPENQHCLFAYPAQSNFSGAQHDLSWVGKAQQAGWDVLLDAAAFVPTNRLDLSRVRPEFVTLSFYKMFGYPTGIGCLIARRDVLAKLHRPWFAGGTITVASVQGDRYFLADGPEAFEDGTVDFLNIPGVEIGLSHLRSAGLDKIHSRVQCLAQWLIRELEGLHHSNGRPLVRIYGPGALGPRGGTVTMNFYDREGSVIDHLRIEEMAARERISIRTGCFCNPGGGEAALGLRAEELTACFHRAESEHRSRFTLEDLRMCIDAKSTGAVRVSFGIASNFDDAWRFAEFARSLTDCCASALG from the coding sequence ATGAGCATCGGCACCGCCGGCCGTCAAGCTGCCCGGGAGGATGCCTTCGCGGCGTTCCTCTCCGCATGGCCCGAGTACGAGTCCACGCGCAGTCTGGACGAGCTCCGCGCGCGCGATTATGCGCGTCTTGATCAGCTCGGCGAAGTCTACCTCGACTACACGGGCGCCGGGCTGTACGGCGCGAGCCAGGTGCGCGAACACCTGCGGCTTCTCGAAAGCCACGTTTTCGGCAATCCTCATTCGCGCAACCCTGCTTCCGCGCAGATGTCAGAGTGGGTCGAGCGCGGGCGCCGCGATGTCCTCGAGTATTTCAACGCCCCGCTGGACGAGTACGTCGCGGTCTTCACGCCCAACGCCACCGGCGCCCTGAAACTGATCGGCGAGGCCTACCCGTTCGCGCCCGGCAGCGTCTATCTGCTGACCTTCGATAACCACAATTCGGTGAATGGAATCCGTGAATTCGCCCGCGCCCGCGGCGCGCGGATCCGCTATGTTCCTCTTTCCATCCCGGATTTGCTGGCGGATGCGGAACAGATGGAGGCCGCTCTGGAGGAAAAGCCGGAAAATCAGCATTGCCTTTTCGCCTACCCGGCCCAGTCGAATTTTTCCGGGGCTCAGCACGATCTCTCCTGGGTCGGCAAAGCGCAGCAGGCCGGATGGGACGTCCTGCTCGACGCCGCGGCCTTCGTTCCGACCAACAGGCTCGATTTGAGCCGCGTCAGGCCGGAGTTCGTCACTCTGTCGTTCTACAAGATGTTCGGCTATCCCACCGGCATCGGGTGCCTGATCGCCAGACGGGACGTGCTGGCAAAGCTCCACCGCCCCTGGTTCGCCGGCGGCACGATCACCGTGGCTTCGGTGCAGGGCGACCGGTATTTTCTCGCCGACGGTCCCGAAGCGTTTGAAGACGGCACGGTGGATTTTCTGAATATTCCCGGCGTGGAAATCGGCCTCAGCCATCTCCGCTCGGCGGGACTGGACAAGATCCATTCGCGCGTCCAGTGTCTGGCCCAATGGCTGATCCGCGAACTGGAAGGCCTCCATCATTCCAACGGCAGGCCGCTTGTCCGCATCTACGGCCCCGGCGCCCTGGGCCCTCGCGGCGGCACCGTAACCATGAATTTTTACGACCGGGAAGGCTCGGTCATCGACCACCTGCGCATCGAGGAAATGGCCGCGCGCGAGCGCATCTCCATCCGCACCGGCTGCTTCTGCAACCCCGGCGGCGGCGAGGCTGCTCTTGGCCTGCGCGCCGAGGAACTCACCGCCTGCTTCCACCGCGCCGAGTCCGAACACCGCTCCCGCTTCACCCTGGAAGACCTCCGCATGTGCATCGACGCCAAGAGCACCGGCGCTGTGCGCGTCTCTTTCGGCATCGCCTCCAACTT
- a CDS encoding 4-hydroxybutyrate CoA-transferase: protein MQWLSEYLDKRTSAADAVSEIRSGQTVYIHPGCAVPLDLVAALMDRSRDLEDVQIIHMKTLGGADYTLPEYERSFRTIALFIGDNVRRAVNEGRAEYMPIFLHEIEGLFERGELQLDYVLMQVSPPDKYGYLSLGVGVDTTLTAARCARRVIAEVNPNMPRTHGQTFLHISEIHKVVEVSHPLPEMTADPANEVQRRIAKNVASLIPDGATLQMGIGAVPDAVLSYLVNHRDLGMHTEMFSDGVIPLIEKGVMNGSQKTIHQAKLVAGFVLGTRRLFDFIDDNPLFEFHPTKYVNDPFVIAQNRKMVAINSAIQVDLTGQVCADSIGTRPYSGFGGQVDFIRGAAHSEGGKPIIALPSTAKEGTVSRIVPMLDPGAGVVTSRADVHYVVTEHGIAYLHGKTLRERAEALIAIADPKFRDSLTEFAYQARYLRPKFIPVS, encoded by the coding sequence ATGCAGTGGCTGAGCGAGTATCTGGACAAAAGGACGAGCGCGGCGGATGCAGTGAGCGAAATCCGGTCCGGGCAGACCGTGTACATCCATCCGGGCTGTGCGGTGCCGCTGGATCTGGTCGCGGCTCTGATGGACCGGTCGCGCGATCTGGAAGACGTCCAGATCATTCACATGAAAACGCTGGGCGGGGCTGACTACACGCTGCCGGAGTATGAGCGCAGCTTCCGGACGATCGCGCTGTTCATCGGCGACAACGTGCGCCGGGCGGTGAACGAGGGTCGGGCGGAATACATGCCCATCTTCCTGCACGAAATCGAGGGTCTGTTCGAGCGAGGGGAGCTTCAGCTGGATTATGTCCTGATGCAGGTTTCGCCGCCCGACAAGTACGGATATCTGAGCCTGGGCGTGGGCGTGGACACGACGCTGACGGCGGCGCGGTGCGCGCGGCGGGTGATTGCGGAAGTGAACCCGAACATGCCGCGCACGCACGGGCAGACGTTCCTGCACATTTCCGAGATTCACAAGGTGGTGGAGGTGAGCCATCCGCTGCCGGAGATGACGGCGGATCCGGCGAATGAAGTGCAGCGGCGGATCGCGAAGAACGTGGCGTCGCTGATTCCGGACGGGGCGACGCTGCAGATGGGGATCGGGGCGGTTCCCGACGCCGTCCTGTCGTATCTGGTCAACCACCGGGATCTGGGGATGCACACGGAGATGTTCTCCGACGGAGTGATTCCCCTGATCGAAAAAGGCGTGATGAACGGGTCGCAGAAGACGATCCATCAGGCGAAACTGGTGGCCGGTTTTGTGCTGGGGACGAGGCGGCTGTTCGATTTCATCGACGACAACCCGCTGTTCGAGTTCCACCCGACGAAGTACGTGAACGACCCGTTCGTGATCGCGCAGAACCGGAAGATGGTGGCGATCAACTCGGCGATTCAGGTGGATCTGACCGGGCAGGTGTGCGCGGACTCCATCGGCACGCGCCCCTACAGCGGATTCGGGGGCCAGGTGGATTTCATCCGGGGCGCGGCGCACAGCGAAGGGGGCAAGCCGATCATCGCGTTGCCCTCGACGGCGAAGGAGGGCACGGTCTCCCGCATCGTGCCGATGCTGGATCCGGGCGCCGGGGTGGTGACTTCGCGGGCGGATGTGCATTATGTTGTCACGGAGCACGGGATCGCGTACCTGCACGGCAAGACGCTGCGGGAGCGCGCCGAGGCGCTGATT